A single Metarhizium brunneum chromosome 5, complete sequence DNA region contains:
- the SHB17 gene encoding Sedoheptulose 1,7-bisphosphatase has protein sequence MSTPRLFLVRHGETEWSLSGKHTGRTDIPLTASGEKRVRATGKALVGPDRLIVPRKLVHIYVSPRKRAQRTFELINLGISGDLPWKAHGEGAEKGLECGAKIEVTEDVREWDYGDYEGITSPEIRKIRAQQGIQGTWDIWRDGCPGGESPEQVTERLDRLISEIREKWHKPAIGQPKEKDVRGDVLIVAHGHILRALAMRWAGKSLQDGPAFLLEAGGVGTLSYEHHKLDEPAILLGGSFMVDLDDK, from the exons ATGTCCACGCCTCGATTGTTCCTCGTCCGCCACGGCGAAACAGAATGGTCCCTCAGCGGAAAGCACACGGGCCGCACCGATATTCCCCTCACTGCCAGCGGCGAGAAGCGAGTCCGCGCCACGGGCAAGGCCCTCGTTGGCCCTGATCGCCTCATCGTCCCGCGCAAGttggtacatat CTACGTCTCGCCGCGGAAGCGTGCCCAGCGGACGTTTGAGCTGATAAATCTGGGAATATCAGGTGACTTGCCGTGGAAGGCACACGGTGAGGGCGCCGAGAAGGGCCTGGAGTGCGGCGCAAAGATCGAAGTGACCGAGGACGTGAGGGAGTGGGACTATGGCGACTACGAGGGCATCACGTCTCCCGAGATCCGCAAGATTCGCGCCCAGCAGGGCATACAAGGGACCTGGGATATCTGGAGGGACGGGTGTCCCGGCGGCGA GAGCCCGGAGCAGGTCACCGAGCGTCTAGACCGCCTGATTAGCGAGATCCGCGAAAAATGGCACAAGCCCGCCATTGGACAACCCAAGGAAAAGGATGTCCGTGGCGACGTGTTGATCGTGGCGCATGGGCACATCCTGCGTGCCCTGGCCATGAGATGGGCTGGCAAGTCGCTGCAGGACGGGCCGGCGTTTTTGCTCGAAGCCGGTGGCGTCGGCACATTGAG CTACGAGCATCATAAGTTGGACGAGCCGGCCATCCTGCTCGGCGGTTCGTTCATGGTCGATCTTGACGACAAGTAA
- the ubp6 gene encoding Ubiquitin carboxyl-terminal hydrolase 6: MASLTVVVKHQGKKYDVEIDPSSTGEDFKLQLFSLTNVEPERQKILIKGGQLKDDADMTKLGLKPNQVIMMMGTPGSGGGDLVRPKDSIKFVEDMTEAEQAQQVGATPAGLVNLGNTCYLNSTLQTLRSIPELQTSLQTYKPNSSGLMAGMASADLASQLASLYRKMSETQDAFPPMNFLTALRVVFPQFAEKAKSNNGYAQQDAEEAWSQIVQQLSQKVKIKESDDAPEISFVDKYMSGEFSSTLECDEEEARNGGEQVMTSKDQFYKLNCHIDGSTNHLRDGILAALSEKLEKKSDVLGRDATYTKKSKISRAPKYLTVHFVRFFWKRETQKKAKIMRKVTFPQELDIVEFCSDELKKALIPVRDKVREVRKDEEDIERARKRRKKNNDKDVGDIPGGAGLPSEREKKEKKEKEADKKPQTSADGDTEMDEAFKTDAEIDAEKDAALLAAKKELNSLIDPALRNDDGANQSGLYELRGVVTHQGASADSGHYTSYVKKSAPVDPKTGEKGEEDGKWWWFNDDKVTEVTVDKVEALAGGGESHSALILLYKAVPLPSSEGTME, encoded by the exons atggcgtcaCTGACTG TCGTGGTCAAGCACCAGGGCAAAAAGTACGATGTCGAAATCGACCCCTCATCGACTGGCGAAGACTTCAAGCTACAACTCTTTAGCCTCACCAACGTTGAGCCGGAACGACAGAAGATCCTGATTAAAGGTGGACAGCTTAaggacgatgccgacatgACCAAGCTCGGGCTTAAGCCCAACCAAGTCATAATGATGATGGGCACTCCCGGATCCGGCGGCGGTGATCTTGTGCGCCCCAAGGATAGCATCAAATTTGTTGAGGACATGACCGAAGCCGAACAAGCTCAGCAAGTCGGAGCTACCCCCGCCGGCTTGGTCAACCTGGGAAACACGTGCTATTTGAATTCGACTCTCCAAACGTTGCGATCCATCCCCGAACTTCAGACCTCGTTGCAGACATATAAGCCCAATTCGTCTGGGCTGATGGCAGGTATGGCCTCGGCCGACTTGGCTTCGCAGCTGGCCAGTCTGTACAGGAAAATGAGCGAGACGCAAGACGCATTCCCGCCCATGAACTTCCTCACCGCTCTGAGGGTTGTCTTCCCTCAATTTGCAGAAAAGGCCAAATCGAACAACGGCTATGCTCAGCAGGACGCAGAGGAGGCTTGGTCGCAAATTGTTCAGCAACTGAGCCAAAaggtcaagatcaaggaaTCAGATGATGCGCCGGAAATTTCCTTTGTTGATAAGTACATGTCGGGCGAATTTTCTTCAACCTTGGAATgcgatgaggaagaagcccGCAATGGTGGCGAGCAAGTCATGACATCCAAAGACCAATTTTACAAGCTCAACTGCCATATTGACGGATCTACGAACCATCTGCGTGACGGAATTCTTGCTGCTCTGAGTgagaagctggagaagaagtcgGATGTCTTGGGCCGCGACGCTACTTATACCAAAAAGTCCAAGATTTCCCGCGCCCCCAAATACCTGACTGTTCACTTTGTACGATTTTTTTGGAAGCGAGAGACGcagaaaaaggccaagattatGCGAAAAGTCACCTTTCCTCAAGAGTTGGATATTGTTGAATTTTGCTCGGATGagttgaagaaggcgttgATACCCGTGCGTGACAAAGTTCGTGAGGTGAGGAAGGACGAAGAGGATATTGAGCGGGCTCGTAAGCGCCGTAAGAAGAACAATGACAAAGACGTGGGTGATATTCCCGGAGGAGCGGGTTTGCCTTcggagagagagaagaaggagaagaaggaaaaagaggCCGACAAGAAGCCCCAGACGTCTGCTGATGGTGACACAGAGATGGACGAGGCTTTCAAGACGGACGCGGAAATTGACGCAGAGAAGGATGCTGCACTTctggctgccaagaaggaacTGAATTCGTTGATCGACCCGGCACTTCGCAATGACGACGGTGCAAACCAGTCAGGCCTATACGAGCTCCGTGGCGTCGTCACCCATCAGGGTGCTAGCGCGGATAGCGGCCACTACACTTCGTACGTCAAGAAGTCAGCACCCGTTGACCCCAAGACTGGGGAAAAGGGTGAGGAGGACGGcaagtggtggtggttcAACGACGACAAGGTGACTGAGGTTACCGTGGACAAGGTCGAGGCcctggccggcggcggcgagtcGCACTCGGCACTGATTTTGCTGTACAAGGCTGTTCCCTTGCCTTCATCTGAGGGGACCATGGAGTAG
- the ARC19 gene encoding Actin-related protein 2/3 complex subunit 4: MSQSLRPYLQCVRSSLTAALTLSNFASQTAERHNVPEIEAQTSPEVLLTPLTIARNENERVFIEPSINSIRISIKIKQADEIEHILVHKFTRFLTQRAESFFILRRKPIKGYDISFLITNFHTDEMLKHKLVDFIIQFMEDVDKEISEMKLFLNARARFVAESFLTPFD, translated from the exons ATG TCTCAATCTCTGCGGCCGTACCTCCAGTGCGTGCGTAGCAGCTTGACTGCTGCGCTGACGTTGTCCAACTTTGCCTCACAAACCGCGGAGCGTCACAATGTCCCCGAGATCGAGGCCCAGACATCTCCTGAAGTCCTTCTGACCCCGTTAACGATTGCGCGAAACGAAAACGAGCGGGTTTTTATCGAGCCCAGCATCAATTCCATCCGTATTAGCATCAAGATCAAGCAGGCAGACGAGATTGAGCATATCCTGGTCCACAAGTTTACAAGATTCTTGACACAGAGAGCTGAGTCCTTCTTCATCCTACGAAGAAAGCCAATCAAG GGATACGATATCTCCTTTTTAATAACAAACTTCCACACGGACGAAATGTTGAAGCACAAGTTGGTCGACTTTATTATACAATTCATGGAGGATGTAGACAAAGAAATTTCCGAAATGAAGCTTTTC TTGAACGCCAGGGCGCGATTTGTGGCAGAGTCTTTCTTGACACCG TTCGATTAA
- the sfh5 gene encoding Phosphatidylinositol transfer protein sfh5, whose amino-acid sequence MSTEQVPATEPVAAAQAAGDVATETATETATETATPPAETPLTKLTARLPDITKKADHDEMWGVDLSADSAHAPTQVVLYKFLKANNNDVAAAEKQLTSALEWRKKIQAGKLVTEPFDEGKFGDLGFVTVHKDANGEKETVITWNIYGAVKDKKATFGNVDDFIRWRVALMELGVQKLRLNEIKEPLALDAPDSHQMLQVHDYLSVSFLRMDPDVKAATKKTIETFSMAYPELLAHKYFVNVPAIMGWMYAAMKLFLPTATLRKFHPMASGTTLAAELPDISASLPKEYGGQGPSVKEGETVKLVDLTPKAEETKADAAPAVAGAEVPAAGSEPKPAVTPAADVAPKVIDEAAEKETAA is encoded by the exons ATGTCTACCGAACAAGTTCCCGCCACTGAGCCCGTGGCTGCGGCCCAGGCTGCTGGCGATGTGGCCACTGAGACTGCCACGGAAACGGCTACTGAGACTGCCACCCCGCCTGCCGAAACTCCTCTCACCAAGCTGACTGCCCGTTTGCCTGACATCACTAAAAAGGCTGACCACGATGAGATGTGGGGGGTTGATCTGTCCGCCGACAGTGCCCACGCTCCTACGCAAGTTGTCCTCTACAAGTTCCTCAAGGCCAACAACAATGAtgtcgctgccgccgagaagcAGCTTACGTCTGCCTTGGAGTGGCGCAAGAAGATTCAGGCCGGGAAGCTTGTCACTGAACCCTTTGACGAGGGCAAGTTTGGTGACTTGGGCTTCGTGACCGTTCACAAGGATGCCAATGGGGAAAAGGAGACAGTCATTACGTGGAATATTTATGGCGCCGTCAAGGATAAAAAGGCCACCTTTGGAAATGTCGACGA CTTCATTCGTTGGCGTGTTGCCCTCATGGAGCTCGGCGTCCAGAAACTCCGTCTCAATGAAATCAAGGAACCCCTTGCATTGGACGCCCCGGACAGCCATCAGATGCTCCAGGTCCACGACTACCTGTCCGTCAGCTTCCTCCGCATGGACCCTGACGTCAAGGCTGCTACCAAGAAAACCATCGAgaccttctccatggcgtATCCGGAACTACTTGCCCACAAGTACTTTGTTAATGTGCCAGCCATCATGGGCTGGATGTATGCCGCTATGAAGCTTTTCCTGCCCACCGCTACATTGCGCAAGTTCCATCCCATGGCCTCGGGAACCACTCTCGCCGCTGAGTTGCCGGACATTTCAGCCTCTCTGCCCAAGGAGTATGGTGGTCAGGGCCCTAGTGTGAAGGAAGGCGAAACTGTCAAGCTGGTTGATTTGACACCCAAGGCAGAGGAGACGAAGGCCGACGCTGCTCCCGCTGTTGCCGGTGCAGAGGTTCCAGCTGCCGGGTCTGAGCCTAAGCCTGCCGTGACACCTGCTGCTGACGTTGCCCCCAAGGTCATCGATGAggcggccgagaaggagaCTGCTGCCTAG